The following coding sequences are from one Limnobacter sp. SAORIC-580 window:
- a CDS encoding two-partner secretion domain-containing protein, giving the protein MKSNRLSSRSSVRSSGTQFRRKAVALGVAMAIASSAYANPTGMSVVAGQATAQTIGNLMQITNTPGAILNWQQFNIDVGQTTQFVQQNAASQVFNRVTGGDVSQILGTLQSNGQVFLINPAGVFFGQGAVVDTAGFLASTLAASDTDLLNGHLRFNDSAGTAGNIVNQGSLTTHSGGSIVLLAPSIENSGIIHADGEVLLAAGHSVTIVDMRHPTIGLTVASKDGDKAVNLGQIISKNASLFSHLVKNSGVVEATGAQVGEGGVIRFIAQGDALVGGQVLAESTQGQGGEIDITGQRVAVLSGARISADGGTGGGTVHVGGGWKGLDESLANAQQTVVQANTQISANATANGNGGEVVVWADGHTAVDSEVQAKGGALGGNGGRVETSGKQSLAVNVAANTSAAQGEAGQWLIDPANLTIVDQIPQGGFNLENSSQGPFFSTDDISSTFSPTESFLLNSTVVAGLENNGFVQIYTTGTQPGDGNLTIAAPILIDQNSSQSTGFNPELFLEAKGEINIDAAVGLMPGQQVFDGFDLFLSYDIAKPVYVDAPLYLGNTGNLILSPYDLGTALPTNTQGQLPLDGVNLLSGMNTGISGPLALNRISVTSAVATDPMTQQSYIVSPEKTVKLNVLGANLMVNDLSLFGIETTPATDIRVGVDNFDLPAPIQGNLQYNFLDANSLTVDAGSTVSTFTRFDPEFSFDLNPNTTLNQLVSSGTVNFNGGFNDIVEINTNAGTLNFSSSAGSSSSPFGFYQIGDIAAGTGSTINLVGSSLYYQKAILNGTFNMMSNEFGSSSFLSAIDTDLNGSFNIGAGFNNASFQALGMGANSRITLSTGSFLELGRAFNSSSSEVSVTPMVPAKQPGAYISTTQGQFVAQQGARIVMNGAATDDIIHSMPPLETASFSSSPSGGAIVDITGLDGRLEAPVTIEVNGFLNSIQTSTENFDLNSEVSMSTPINTMVIQSANIQVNAGGDGRSLRIGEVQFSQSLNNDFEPVVDLDFNGSLTVNSGRVRLEGKNVSTVDGTLNVNGANSTLVLSGNFTSADLYDVNRSNGGRLAAEGVWDNSLVNAGNAATSAPLSKGNILVGDDLVVTGGLLTSAGTANSINIAPDSFLELRNTEVSTTINVSPTGVVLLASQDGNGAPVTPAVLNGATINMGGDAFLIVETDAAGVANLNGSATISSGTQGNLIIAGRRAYDPMAADSIPDSMTLNVGSGIRLNVTGNAPSLPPALQLFYGSSTPPQRPVFLVGQLTPEAVALAEYDDFDGFSTPVTTVLNGFANPSFVIDGTPDASAVNGLTCSVSDFCVKFDVAQAGTFAGSVITNLNSAGVTGSGVEFAPDLTLNFSQIQTPTDIMLMGGLTTITASDLMSGRRLLVGSDAIARFVNNASNENISNNLENNGTLEFQGNYTLSGLLTGTGMLNNSGVLNLNNTSGGIVQNSIVNSGTINNTGTYTFSNLVSGTGLFSNAGTLNLTGSGLFGNSFVNVGTGSLNFSGGSVQDIYFGGSFQNAANVFFNGGLFTFDTGYSQSAGNLTVQPGTQLVGNININGGALRGFANINGNLNAQGGRIVPGASPGLMTVSGDLNLDASSIIDIEIASNGGVQGTDFDCIVVQGNANLAGQLNLIDISGGTLVAGSQYAFLEANTINGTFGSISTSPASSAYTFSSPVIANATNGQQLPIQQMSTSTVAVSSPPPVTPEPTSPTSPTSLTQSTGTDSTAVGQNLNQAFTPTSTSTSSTEPSSGTTSTSSTQQTQQEEEAVEVANQSTAGTTISQQSNDIELKTTQSDPQRASAVCK; this is encoded by the coding sequence ATGAAATCCAATCGTCTTTCAAGCCGCAGCTCAGTTCGCAGTTCAGGTACCCAGTTTCGACGCAAGGCCGTGGCTTTGGGTGTTGCCATGGCCATTGCCAGTTCAGCTTATGCAAACCCCACCGGGATGTCGGTGGTTGCTGGGCAGGCCACCGCGCAAACCATTGGCAACCTGATGCAGATTACCAATACGCCGGGTGCCATTCTGAATTGGCAACAGTTCAATATTGATGTTGGGCAAACCACGCAGTTTGTTCAACAAAATGCAGCCAGCCAGGTGTTTAACCGTGTTACCGGTGGCGATGTGTCCCAAATTCTTGGCACCTTGCAAAGCAATGGGCAAGTATTTTTGATCAATCCGGCGGGAGTGTTTTTTGGCCAAGGTGCCGTGGTTGACACCGCAGGCTTTTTGGCCAGCACCCTGGCAGCTTCCGATACAGATTTGCTGAACGGACATCTGCGTTTCAACGACTCCGCGGGTACGGCGGGCAACATCGTCAACCAGGGCTCACTGACTACGCACTCGGGTGGCTCCATTGTTCTGTTGGCCCCCAGCATTGAAAACAGCGGCATCATTCACGCCGATGGTGAGGTTTTGTTGGCCGCAGGTCACAGCGTTACCATTGTCGACATGAGGCACCCTACTATTGGCTTGACCGTTGCCTCCAAGGACGGCGACAAAGCAGTGAATCTGGGCCAAATCATCAGTAAAAATGCATCACTGTTTTCGCATTTGGTGAAAAACAGCGGCGTGGTTGAAGCCACTGGTGCGCAAGTGGGTGAAGGTGGCGTTATACGGTTCATCGCGCAAGGTGATGCATTGGTGGGCGGACAGGTGCTTGCCGAAAGTACCCAAGGCCAAGGTGGTGAAATTGACATCACCGGCCAACGCGTGGCTGTGCTGAGCGGAGCACGCATTTCTGCCGATGGTGGCACCGGTGGCGGCACAGTGCATGTGGGTGGGGGCTGGAAAGGGCTAGATGAAAGCCTGGCCAATGCGCAGCAAACCGTGGTGCAGGCCAACACCCAAATTTCTGCGAATGCCACGGCCAATGGCAATGGCGGAGAAGTGGTGGTATGGGCCGATGGCCACACTGCTGTGGATTCTGAAGTGCAAGCCAAGGGCGGTGCCCTGGGTGGCAATGGCGGTCGGGTAGAAACCTCGGGTAAGCAAAGCCTGGCAGTGAATGTGGCTGCGAATACTTCAGCAGCCCAGGGGGAAGCAGGGCAGTGGCTGATCGACCCGGCTAACTTGACGATTGTGGATCAAATTCCCCAAGGTGGTTTCAACCTTGAAAACAGCTCACAAGGCCCATTTTTTTCCACCGACGATATTTCTTCAACCTTCTCGCCCACTGAGTCATTTCTTTTGAACAGCACGGTAGTGGCTGGTTTGGAAAACAATGGTTTTGTCCAAATTTACACCACTGGTACGCAACCAGGCGACGGTAATTTGACCATTGCTGCCCCCATTTTGATTGATCAAAACTCCTCTCAATCGACTGGTTTTAATCCGGAACTGTTTTTGGAAGCCAAAGGTGAAATCAATATTGATGCAGCCGTGGGTTTGATGCCTGGGCAGCAAGTTTTTGATGGCTTCGATCTGTTCTTGAGTTACGACATTGCAAAGCCTGTGTATGTCGATGCCCCGCTGTACTTGGGTAACACCGGTAATTTGATTTTGTCGCCGTACGATCTTGGTACGGCTTTACCCACCAACACGCAGGGCCAGTTGCCCCTGGATGGTGTGAATTTGTTGTCGGGTATGAACACCGGTATAAGTGGCCCATTGGCGTTAAATCGAATATCCGTGACCAGTGCGGTGGCCACCGATCCAATGACCCAGCAAAGCTACATTGTCAGTCCCGAGAAAACGGTGAAATTGAATGTGCTTGGGGCCAACTTGATGGTGAATGATCTCAGCTTGTTTGGCATTGAAACTACCCCAGCTACTGATATTCGCGTTGGTGTAGACAATTTTGACTTGCCCGCACCCATTCAAGGCAATTTGCAATACAACTTCTTGGATGCGAATAGTCTGACTGTAGATGCCGGTAGTACAGTGTCGACCTTTACACGATTTGATCCCGAATTTTCGTTTGATTTGAATCCCAATACCACCTTGAACCAATTGGTCTCCAGTGGCACTGTCAATTTCAACGGTGGCTTCAACGACATTGTCGAAATTAACACCAATGCCGGCACTTTGAATTTTTCAAGTAGTGCTGGCAGCAGCAGCTCACCTTTTGGTTTTTACCAAATTGGTGATATTGCAGCCGGTACGGGAAGTACCATCAATCTGGTGGGCTCTAGTTTGTATTACCAAAAGGCAATTCTGAACGGCACATTCAATATGATGTCCAACGAGTTTGGCTCATCCTCTTTCCTGAGTGCGATTGATACTGATTTAAACGGAAGTTTCAATATTGGTGCAGGTTTTAACAATGCAAGTTTCCAGGCACTCGGCATGGGTGCCAATTCCCGAATTACCCTGTCGACTGGCTCTTTTCTTGAACTGGGGCGTGCGTTTAACTCCTCCTCTTCAGAGGTGAGTGTTACCCCGATGGTTCCAGCCAAGCAACCTGGTGCGTATATCTCAACAACGCAAGGGCAATTCGTTGCTCAACAGGGTGCGCGCATTGTCATGAACGGGGCGGCCACCGACGACATTATTCACTCCATGCCACCTTTGGAAACTGCCAGTTTTTCAAGCTCTCCCTCGGGTGGGGCAATTGTTGACATCACCGGGCTGGATGGGCGTCTGGAGGCACCGGTGACCATTGAAGTCAATGGTTTCCTGAACTCCATACAAACCAGCACAGAGAACTTTGACCTCAACTCTGAAGTCAGCATGTCAACCCCCATCAACACCATGGTGATTCAGTCTGCAAACATTCAAGTCAATGCCGGAGGCGACGGACGCTCTCTCAGAATTGGTGAGGTTCAGTTCTCACAATCGTTGAACAACGATTTTGAACCTGTTGTTGATCTGGACTTCAACGGCTCGCTCACCGTGAACAGTGGCCGTGTGCGCCTGGAGGGCAAGAACGTGTCCACCGTAGACGGTACCCTGAATGTAAATGGTGCAAATTCCACTCTGGTTTTGTCTGGCAATTTCACTTCTGCAGATTTGTACGATGTAAACCGCAGCAATGGTGGTCGCCTTGCAGCCGAGGGCGTTTGGGATAACAGTCTGGTGAACGCCGGCAACGCTGCAACTTCAGCGCCGCTGAGCAAAGGGAATATTCTGGTTGGCGATGATTTGGTGGTAACCGGTGGTTTACTGACCAGTGCGGGCACAGCCAATTCAATCAATATTGCGCCAGACAGTTTTCTGGAGCTGCGCAACACCGAGGTAAGTACAACGATCAACGTATCGCCAACCGGTGTGGTGTTGCTGGCCAGTCAGGATGGAAATGGTGCCCCTGTAACGCCTGCTGTGTTGAATGGTGCCACTATCAATATGGGCGGTGATGCTTTCCTGATTGTGGAAACTGATGCTGCGGGCGTGGCCAACTTGAATGGCTCCGCAACGATCAGTTCAGGAACGCAAGGTAACTTGATTATTGCTGGCAGACGAGCTTATGACCCGATGGCCGCTGATTCCATTCCAGACTCAATGACCTTGAATGTAGGCAGTGGTATTCGTTTGAATGTAACCGGCAATGCGCCAAGTTTGCCACCGGCTTTACAACTGTTTTATGGTTCATCAACGCCACCACAGCGTCCCGTCTTCCTCGTGGGCCAACTGACCCCAGAAGCTGTGGCTTTGGCTGAGTATGATGATTTTGACGGTTTCTCCACGCCAGTCACTACTGTGTTAAACGGATTTGCCAACCCTTCCTTCGTGATTGATGGCACCCCTGATGCATCGGCGGTCAATGGCTTGACCTGCTCGGTGTCAGATTTCTGCGTGAAATTCGATGTGGCCCAGGCTGGCACTTTTGCGGGCTCAGTGATTACTAATCTCAACTCAGCAGGCGTCACGGGAAGTGGGGTTGAATTTGCCCCCGATTTGACATTGAATTTTTCTCAGATTCAAACGCCTACCGACATTATGTTGATGGGAGGTCTCACCACGATTACAGCCTCAGACCTGATGAGCGGAAGAAGGCTGCTTGTCGGGAGTGATGCAATCGCCCGGTTCGTCAATAACGCATCCAATGAAAATATTTCAAATAATCTGGAAAACAACGGTACGCTTGAGTTTCAGGGTAATTACACACTCAGTGGCTTGCTGACCGGCACGGGTATGTTGAACAACAGCGGTGTTTTGAACCTCAACAATACCAGTGGGGGTATTGTTCAAAATTCGATTGTAAACAGCGGCACAATTAACAACACTGGCACCTACACTTTTTCAAATTTGGTCTCCGGTACAGGTCTGTTTTCTAACGCAGGAACTTTGAACTTGACTGGTTCTGGCCTATTTGGAAATAGCTTTGTGAATGTGGGCACTGGCTCATTGAACTTCTCAGGTGGGTCGGTGCAGGACATTTATTTCGGTGGTTCTTTTCAGAATGCTGCGAATGTGTTCTTCAACGGCGGATTGTTTACGTTTGATACAGGTTACAGTCAATCCGCCGGTAACCTCACTGTCCAGCCAGGAACCCAGTTGGTGGGTAACATCAACATCAACGGCGGGGCCTTGCGTGGATTTGCAAACATCAACGGTAATTTGAATGCCCAAGGTGGTCGAATCGTTCCAGGTGCATCTCCCGGCTTGATGACCGTGAGTGGTGACTTGAACCTGGATGCCAGCAGCATTATCGACATTGAAATTGCCAGCAACGGTGGGGTTCAGGGTACTGATTTCGATTGCATCGTGGTACAGGGCAACGCCAACCTGGCGGGTCAATTGAATTTAATTGATATTTCAGGTGGTACGCTGGTTGCGGGTAGTCAGTACGCCTTCTTGGAGGCCAACACCATCAACGGCACTTTCGGAAGTATTTCCACTTCACCTGCCAGTTCTGCTTACACCTTCTCTTCACCTGTAATTGCCAACGCCACAAATGGGCAGCAGTTGCCAATTCAGCAAATGAGTACATCAACGGTGGCTGTAAGTTCACCGCCGCCAGTGACCCCCGAGCCCACCTCGCCAACAAGTCCAACCTCGTTGACGCAAAGCACCGGAACCGACAGTACTGCAGTGGGGCAAAACCTGAATCAGGCCTTTACGCCCACGTCCACTTCCACAAGCAGCACCGAGCCAAGCTCGGGTACCACATCCACAAGCAGCACGCAGCAAACCCAGCAGGAAGAGGAGGCTGTCGAGGTGGCCAATCAAAGTACCGCAGGTACCACCATCTCACAGCAGTCCAATGACATTGAGTTGAAGACCACCCAAAGTGATCCACAACGGGCTTCGGCGGTGTGCAAATGA
- a CDS encoding patatin-like phospholipase family protein — protein MSEPAGLPVIELSYAIELLSKKLEIQSTEAEQLIRLAKLVRLPRGDTLFEQGQPSHHFYLLLQGQLKGQRFRPDGFQDLALSFFPGEMIGELGFFDQAPRTVSISARRDSVLLEIDQTALEQFGEFSRSVYHHLIRMLVSRFKRELGYSGPLKQHQFILFQSFVRPEGFGMQAVEGFQSAMARHCELRRWKQLGDVTPPSSVSAKDWVVEMIETEPLEVLDDRLIEELDCMVVMLCASTLNDSRSCDLLKAQLKSADDDLPVWFVLVHEAAWVEQSVVQRIHANFGSGFKLLHVRRGHHSDNARAARHILGLTLGLVLGGGGARGFAHAGFFQALEEAGVVVDSVGGTSMGALVGALISSGRSAADVNKALAISFKKGLPFKLTDYWIPKHGFVKSKAVDEVYQKAFGDSLIEDQPIPFFAISCNLTTGNQFLFEQGPLWKAVRASTSIPVFFEPFMAGRHVMVDGALVNNVPVDCMRTRGARKILTVDVGLEEDITAHMVDDSSVQMPTMMKSLMRVIELGGIEKSRQAKVISDLYVQPSIEKIGLMEFERREEIVALGYEAGRKAIPDILALLHKTT, from the coding sequence GTGTCCGAACCCGCTGGCTTGCCGGTTATTGAGCTGAGTTATGCCATTGAGCTTTTGTCCAAAAAGCTCGAAATTCAGTCCACTGAAGCTGAGCAGTTAATTCGACTTGCAAAACTGGTTCGTTTACCCCGTGGCGACACTTTGTTTGAGCAAGGTCAGCCCAGTCATCATTTTTATCTCTTGTTGCAAGGTCAGTTGAAAGGACAGCGTTTTCGCCCAGACGGCTTTCAAGACCTGGCCCTTTCTTTTTTCCCCGGCGAAATGATAGGCGAGCTTGGTTTTTTCGACCAAGCGCCACGTACAGTCAGCATTTCTGCCCGCCGAGACAGTGTTCTGCTTGAAATTGATCAAACCGCCCTGGAGCAGTTCGGTGAGTTCAGTCGCTCGGTGTATCACCACCTGATCCGAATGCTCGTTTCCCGTTTCAAGCGTGAACTCGGCTACAGCGGCCCCTTGAAGCAACACCAGTTCATTTTGTTTCAGTCTTTTGTACGCCCCGAGGGTTTTGGCATGCAGGCCGTTGAAGGATTTCAGTCTGCCATGGCACGGCATTGTGAGTTGCGACGCTGGAAACAGCTTGGTGACGTAACCCCGCCGAGTTCTGTCAGTGCCAAAGACTGGGTGGTTGAAATGATTGAGACAGAACCCCTGGAGGTTTTGGACGATCGCCTGATTGAAGAGCTTGATTGCATGGTGGTGATGCTGTGTGCAAGCACCTTGAATGATTCGCGCAGTTGCGACTTGTTGAAAGCCCAGTTGAAAAGCGCCGACGACGACTTGCCGGTGTGGTTTGTACTGGTGCACGAAGCGGCCTGGGTTGAGCAGTCGGTTGTACAGCGCATACACGCCAATTTTGGCAGCGGGTTCAAGCTGTTGCATGTTCGGCGTGGCCACCATTCCGACAACGCACGTGCTGCGCGGCACATTCTGGGGCTCACCTTGGGCCTGGTGCTGGGCGGTGGCGGTGCCCGCGGATTCGCCCATGCCGGTTTCTTTCAGGCACTTGAGGAGGCTGGCGTGGTCGTGGACTCGGTTGGGGGAACCTCAATGGGCGCGTTGGTGGGTGCGCTTATCTCCTCGGGGCGCTCGGCCGCCGATGTGAACAAGGCCCTTGCCATCAGTTTCAAGAAAGGTTTGCCATTCAAACTGACCGACTACTGGATACCCAAACATGGCTTTGTGAAAAGCAAGGCAGTTGACGAGGTGTATCAAAAAGCATTTGGTGATTCGTTAATTGAAGACCAGCCGATTCCGTTTTTCGCCATCAGTTGCAATTTGACCACGGGCAACCAGTTCTTGTTTGAACAAGGCCCGTTGTGGAAGGCAGTGCGCGCCAGTACTTCCATCCCGGTATTTTTTGAGCCATTCATGGCGGGCAGGCACGTGATGGTGGATGGCGCACTGGTCAACAATGTGCCTGTCGATTGCATGCGTACTCGCGGCGCACGAAAAATTCTCACCGTGGACGTGGGCCTTGAGGAAGACATCACCGCGCACATGGTAGACGACAGCAGTGTGCAAATGCCCACCATGATGAAGTCGCTGATGCGTGTCATTGAATTGGGCGGTATTGAGAAATCACGACAGGCCAAAGTCATCAGTGACCTGTATGTTCAGCCTTCCATTGAAAAAATCGGATTGATGGAGTTTGAGCGCAGAGAAGAGATCGTTGCCTTGGGTTACGAGGCTGGGCGTAAAGCAATTCCGGATATACTGGCTTTGCTTCACAAAACTACATAA
- a CDS encoding 3',5'-cyclic-nucleotide phosphodiesterase, whose protein sequence is MQKHSTVEVLGCSGSIGIPGQGTTSFLIDSDILIDAGTGLCELDFARLEQIEHVFITHSHLDHICGLPFLIDTVGVGRRSPLRVYATLPTIRALQQHIFNEEIWPDFSKIPTAENPVLEYVEIQPEEELVFGERRISTVEVDHTVPAVGVFLTTPTGGWCFSGDTHQTDRLFTLINYAKKVDYFFIEAAFPDKEKWLADLAKHLCPSLLFGELQKLNAACEIWISHLKPREHDEIQKELQQYPGSQPLRILSAGMIFNI, encoded by the coding sequence ATGCAAAAACACTCTACGGTAGAGGTGTTGGGTTGCAGCGGCAGTATCGGTATTCCCGGACAAGGAACAACAAGCTTCCTGATCGACAGTGATATTTTGATCGATGCGGGCACAGGCCTGTGCGAGCTCGATTTTGCCCGTCTCGAGCAAATTGAGCATGTATTCATTACCCATTCCCACCTGGACCACATTTGTGGTTTGCCTTTTTTAATCGACACGGTGGGCGTGGGCCGCAGAAGTCCCTTGCGTGTGTATGCCACCCTCCCCACAATCAGGGCCTTGCAGCAACATATTTTCAATGAGGAAATATGGCCTGATTTCTCGAAAATTCCCACAGCAGAGAACCCGGTTCTGGAGTATGTTGAGATACAGCCTGAAGAAGAACTGGTGTTTGGTGAGCGCAGAATTTCCACCGTAGAGGTGGATCATACGGTCCCGGCCGTGGGTGTTTTTTTGACTACTCCCACCGGGGGGTGGTGCTTCTCCGGAGATACGCACCAAACAGACCGGTTATTCACCCTTATCAACTACGCAAAAAAGGTAGATTATTTCTTTATTGAGGCTGCTTTTCCTGACAAGGAGAAATGGCTTGCAGATTTGGCCAAGCATTTGTGCCCAAGTTTGTTGTTTGGTGAGCTTCAAAAATTAAACGCAGCATGTGAAATCTGGATTAGTCATCTAAAGCCCAGAGAGCACGACGAGATTCAAAAAGAGTTACAGCAGTATCCGGGAAGCCAGCCGCTGCGCATTTTATCGGCCGGAATGATTTTTAACATTTAA
- a CDS encoding ShlB/FhaC/HecB family hemolysin secretion/activation protein produces MKFKLSAVACAVVLLVNSHLQLANAQTLPESTSGSQPSSEEYKEPSFAVSGFEVLGPELIPRDQVMAVLSGFSGREITFSDLRTATVAVEQLHAEAGYEVVRVLIPEQEIKPGEQLKLQIVDARLDVVTVAGNDYFTAESIQESLVVLQPGALINTVDMDKNLRLINDNPAKIVRVRLEPSDKPGLVDAKVQVSDQKPLAAYLTLDNSGTNATGDFRMGLALQHNNAFNKGHMASFQYVTSPGRWSDVEVFGLNYKVPFYSISSMLELAYSDSNVDAGNLSVGASSVSVAGAGTTAAIRWVKLLDRLAGFDARLTFSHEIKEFVSQVQLNGFGPSLVPELESRPVGVSYSLSEALDSRQRAFQIGYFKNYVTGGNNSTTQYRMTNPAAEANFDVIRANASWSEQVMPGWRLTAQLDAQHTDYSLIPGEQFGAGGVYSVRGFEERVISADRGTRQSLELMGPNVSKNFGTLFERLQFVGFVDAAQLKFNNPVFGSPVEPHLMSYGVGARFAFSPKHQFRVDLAKVVSGVPIQPHGDVMLHVTFATSL; encoded by the coding sequence ATGAAATTCAAACTTTCCGCAGTCGCCTGTGCAGTGGTGCTGTTGGTCAATTCGCATTTGCAGCTTGCAAATGCGCAAACCCTGCCTGAAAGCACATCAGGTTCCCAGCCAAGCAGTGAAGAATACAAGGAACCCAGTTTCGCGGTGTCGGGTTTTGAGGTGTTGGGACCGGAATTAATTCCGCGGGACCAAGTCATGGCTGTGCTGAGTGGTTTTTCCGGTCGTGAAATCACTTTTTCCGATTTGCGAACTGCCACCGTGGCCGTTGAACAATTACATGCCGAGGCGGGTTATGAAGTAGTTCGTGTGTTGATTCCTGAGCAGGAAATCAAACCCGGTGAACAGCTTAAACTGCAAATTGTCGATGCGCGGCTGGATGTAGTCACTGTTGCGGGTAACGACTACTTCACGGCGGAGTCCATTCAGGAAAGCTTGGTGGTGCTTCAACCAGGGGCCTTGATCAACACTGTGGACATGGATAAAAACCTGCGTTTGATCAATGACAACCCGGCGAAAATCGTCCGTGTACGCCTGGAGCCCAGCGACAAGCCAGGCTTGGTGGACGCGAAAGTGCAGGTTTCTGATCAAAAACCATTGGCTGCATATTTGACGCTGGACAACTCTGGTACCAATGCCACGGGTGATTTCCGCATGGGCTTGGCCTTGCAACACAACAATGCCTTTAACAAAGGTCACATGGCTTCGTTTCAATACGTGACCTCGCCGGGGCGTTGGTCAGATGTCGAGGTATTTGGCCTGAATTACAAAGTACCGTTTTACAGCATTAGCTCCATGCTTGAATTGGCGTACAGCGATTCGAATGTGGACGCGGGTAACTTGAGCGTTGGAGCCAGTTCTGTGTCAGTGGCCGGTGCCGGTACCACTGCTGCAATTCGGTGGGTGAAGTTGCTGGATCGTTTGGCCGGGTTCGATGCTCGACTTACCTTTTCTCACGAAATCAAAGAGTTTGTCAGTCAGGTTCAATTGAACGGTTTTGGGCCAAGTTTGGTTCCAGAACTGGAAAGCAGACCTGTGGGCGTGTCTTATTCCCTCTCCGAGGCACTTGATTCGCGGCAACGGGCTTTTCAAATCGGGTACTTTAAAAACTATGTCACCGGTGGTAACAATTCAACCACCCAGTACCGCATGACCAACCCGGCCGCCGAGGCCAATTTTGATGTCATTCGAGCCAACGCCAGTTGGTCTGAACAGGTGATGCCTGGCTGGCGCCTGACCGCGCAGCTGGATGCACAACACACCGATTACTCTTTGATTCCCGGCGAGCAGTTTGGTGCGGGGGGTGTTTACTCCGTGCGTGGTTTTGAAGAACGGGTTATTTCCGCAGATCGCGGTACCCGCCAGTCGCTCGAGCTGATGGGCCCGAATGTCAGCAAAAATTTCGGCACTTTGTTTGAGCGTTTGCAGTTTGTTGGTTTCGTGGACGCCGCTCAGTTGAAGTTCAACAACCCAGTGTTCGGATCACCTGTCGAGCCGCATTTAATGTCCTATGGTGTGGGCGCGCGTTTCGCATTTTCCCCCAAACACCAATTCCGAGTCGACCTGGCCAAGGTGGTGTCAGGCGTGCCCATTCAACCGCATGGTGATGTGATGTTGCACGTCACTTTTGCCACTTCCCTGTAA
- a CDS encoding FecR family protein → MQKLLAFSLLALSVFGNNTAFAQNIQPKDLAPTGGQSASQPAKAVVGTIKVVTGLVNLQTSEGKNKFASAGTKLNVGDVINTQAKSTTVLEFVDTTQVALRPNTRFVVENYEYQPEQPIADKAEFKLVKGGLRTLTGLIGKRGSADAFSMKSETATIGIRGTDFTARICKGNECTRLAKGESDKATATNTSTADVAGRISQLTGELFAVSVEGKRRALQKGSAVFAGETIDVSEGGFAVVSMADSTRLTLPGGSSMQVAAYRYAPASPQTSVASFKLLKGAVRAVTGAIAKAEPNNVKFFTETATVGIRGTAIDISCTSVSGGLVVCSGGANLTVELRDGQIIVTSGNLNSVINAGQSAVIPAGNVNIQVINSLANVLGNVPNAGPLPETTPANFETLSSTPVQSLTQGSGSSDEGSQLFVAVNDGTIVITNSNQAPLEVNRGEGAFVQTLSNLPPQLLTAPPDVIVQDITLSAPPFSAPQCAP, encoded by the coding sequence ATGCAAAAATTATTGGCCTTCAGCTTGCTAGCCTTGAGTGTTTTTGGCAACAACACAGCGTTCGCCCAAAATATTCAACCCAAAGACCTCGCACCCACGGGTGGGCAATCGGCAAGTCAACCTGCTAAAGCAGTGGTAGGTACCATCAAAGTAGTGACAGGCTTGGTTAATCTGCAAACTTCGGAAGGCAAAAATAAATTTGCCAGTGCAGGTACCAAGTTGAATGTGGGCGATGTCATCAATACCCAGGCAAAAAGCACCACGGTGCTGGAGTTTGTGGACACCACGCAGGTGGCATTGCGCCCAAACACGCGCTTTGTGGTTGAAAACTATGAATATCAACCGGAGCAACCCATAGCCGACAAAGCCGAATTCAAACTCGTTAAAGGGGGGTTGCGCACACTCACTGGGTTGATTGGCAAACGTGGCAGTGCAGACGCTTTTTCAATGAAAAGCGAAACAGCCACCATTGGTATTCGGGGAACCGACTTCACTGCCCGAATTTGCAAAGGCAATGAGTGTACTCGCCTGGCCAAGGGCGAGTCTGACAAAGCCACAGCCACAAATACCTCCACGGCTGATGTGGCGGGGCGTATTTCCCAACTGACTGGCGAATTGTTCGCTGTGTCGGTCGAAGGCAAGCGACGCGCTTTGCAAAAAGGATCAGCTGTATTTGCGGGGGAAACCATCGATGTGTCGGAAGGTGGGTTTGCCGTGGTCAGCATGGCTGACTCCACACGCCTCACTCTGCCAGGTGGCAGCTCCATGCAAGTGGCGGCTTATCGATACGCACCAGCTTCACCACAAACCTCAGTGGCCTCGTTCAAGTTGCTCAAAGGGGCTGTGCGTGCGGTAACCGGCGCCATTGCCAAAGCCGAACCCAACAACGTGAAGTTTTTTACTGAAACTGCGACGGTGGGTATTCGAGGCACGGCAATTGATATCTCATGTACATCAGTGTCGGGTGGCTTGGTTGTGTGCTCGGGCGGAGCCAACCTGACGGTTGAGCTTCGTGATGGGCAAATTATTGTCACTTCAGGCAATTTAAATTCAGTGATCAATGCAGGGCAATCGGCGGTTATTCCTGCGGGCAATGTGAATATTCAAGTCATCAATTCCCTGGCCAACGTGCTGGGCAATGTGCCCAATGCGGGTCCACTGCCTGAAACCACGCCTGCAAACTTTGAAACCCTGTCGTCTACGCCTGTGCAGTCTTTGACGCAGGGCAGTGGTTCTTCAGATGAGGGTTCGCAATTGTTTGTTGCTGTGAACGACGGCACCATCGTCATTACCAACTCCAATCAGGCTCCGCTCGAGGTGAACCGAGGTGAGGGTGCCTTTGTACAAACATTGAGTAACCTGCCTCCGCAATTGCTGACTGCACCGCCCGATGTAATTGTTCAAGACATCACCCTGTCTGCCCCGCCATTCTCGGCACCGCAGTGTGCGCCTTGA